From Gouania willdenowi chromosome 18, fGouWil2.1, whole genome shotgun sequence, one genomic window encodes:
- the LOC114480411 gene encoding trace amine-associated receptor 13c-like, giving the protein MSTPDEAELCYPHLGNSSCRRIVRSHSVSVLLHIILSSISVLTLTLNLLVIISISHFRKLHTPTNFLLLSLAVSDFSVGFVWVFLILLIDGCWFLGADLCVFYLILSFVSTSASVGTVVLISVDRYVAVCDPMHYQTKVTKNRANICIVLCWSGSTLFHCLRLNYIIENPGQFDSCTGECAIYVHPVGRIMNVVLTFIFPISIIVVLYVRVFIVAVSQARAMRSHVTVVTLQSSQKVNRSELKAARALGVVVVVFLMCLTPFYLVSLTTGLEVGSLSSYSFVAGLFFFNSLLNPVIYVFMYPWFRKCVKCVLSLQILKSGSSEANIL; this is encoded by the exons ATGAGCACACCTGATGAAGCTGAGCTCTGCTATCCACACCTGGGAAACTCTTCATGCAGGAGGATCGTGCGTTCTCACTCAGTGTCTGTGCTCCTTCACAtcatcctgtcctccatctctgtGCTCACTTTAACTCTCAACCTGCTGGTCATCATCTCCATCTCACACTTCAG GAAGCTGCACACTCCcaccaacttcctcctcctctctctggctGTGTCAGATTTCTCTGTAGGGTTTGTCTGGGTTTTTCTGATCCTCCTTATTGATGGATGCTGGTTTTTAGGTgcagatttgtgtgttttttatctaATATTAAGTTTTGTATCGACCTCTGCTTCAGTAGGAACTGTTGTGCTGATATCAGTTGATCGTTATGTGGCTGTTTGTGATCCAATGCACTATCAAACTAAAGTCACTAAAAACAGAGCAAATATATGCATTGTCCTATGTTGGTCTGGTTCTACTCTCTTTCACTGTCTGAGGCTAAATTACATTATAGAAAATCCCGGTCAGTTTGATTCCTGCACTGGAGAATGTGCAATTTATGTCCATCCTGTTGGTAGAATTATGAATGTTGTTCTGACTTTCATCTTTCCAATCAGCATCATAGTGGTTctgtatgtgagagtgtttatagtggctgtgtctcaggcccgggccatgcgctctcatgttacagtggtgacacttcagagttcacagaaggttaacaggtcagagctgaaagctgctagagctctgggtgtagtggttgttgtgtttctcaTGTGTTTAACTCCATTTTACCTTGTTTCACTAACAACAGGGTTGGAAGTGGGAAGTTTATCATCTTATAGTTTTGTTGCAGGTCTGTTTTTCTTCAACTCTctgcttaaccctgtgatctatgtgtttatgtatccctggttcaggaaatgtgtgaaatgtgttctttctcttcagatcctgaagtctggctccagtgaggccaacatactgtaa